A stretch of Acropora muricata isolate sample 2 chromosome 7, ASM3666990v1, whole genome shotgun sequence DNA encodes these proteins:
- the LOC136922983 gene encoding uncharacterized protein, translating to MKLQLVSVLQLIFTTLLSSVCYCSPPAKPLLRYDVENKKFILRDDALRDIEALTGPVKIVGAIGDARVGKSTNLNFIRYFLGGNKNQGVQKVFNTSDSVEPCSTGVGISVVRDANGAGSTILIDTEGTNLGNNENTDLLSIFTVLLSSGLALFAREAVQNHNVQFLYRVSRLSEQIWTQNYANTKSFPELMIILRGALSPSSGKTLQGQMKDFILDGKYGETIERHFSRDHIKVRDIPYVGDLKRLNDLEQFPRDDYANVASSLAEDFKRFPAKKTVSGAYMDGKMIADLARKLQAAINQNSWSGFSDAYAALETNLCDRSFREIVEPFLEKNLDEIKYSENGILERFKEKCTLEPEITKTGNKISQAIVKKEEIIEKQRRLDEERKRKADEEIREREREEQRRQEERESEERLEKERIGREIAEEQRRIQEENVRRAQEETRRLEAEAAARRSRERKKKDVIKTVLGGAALLAIFSDSRLKENITAMPHSEFEEIGLQSYSWVWSKKAVAELGIRGIEHGVIAQEVEKLYPWAVVMGDEGYKKVNYAALKQLVVEKRAEFRNRRHKLNGFY from the coding sequence ACCACTCTTTTGAGCTCAGTTTGCTACTGTAGTCCACCAGCCAAACCGCTGCTGAGGTACGACgttgaaaacaagaaattcaTCCTCAGAGATGATGCACTTAGGGACATAGAGGCACTAACCGGGCCAGTCAAGATAGTCGGAGCAATTGGGGATGCACGCGTCGGTAAGTCTACAAACTTAAACTTTATCAGGTACTTTCTCGGCGGAAATAAAAATCAGGGAGTTCAGAAAGTGTTTAATACGAGTGACAGCGTCGAGCCATGTAGCACTGGCGTGGGGATCTCAGTTGTGCGTGACGCAAACGGCGCCGGAAGCACAATTTTAATCGACACAGAAGGAACGAATCTTGGTAACAACGAGAACACTGATTTGTTGAGCATCTTCACGGTTCTCTTGTCCTCGGGTTTAGCGCTTTTTGCCAGAGAAGCAGTGCAGAATCACAACGTGCAGTTTTTGTATCGCGTGTCTCGTTTAAGCGAACAAATCTGGACACAGAATTATGCTAACACCAAGTCGTTCCCAGAACTGATGATAATTCTGAGAGGCGCGCTATCCCCTTCATCGGGGAAAACTCTGCAAGGTCAGATGAAAGATTTTATTCTCGACGGCAAGTACGGAGAGACCATCGAAAGGCATTTTTCTCGCGATCACATCAAGGTCAGAGACATTCCGTACGTGGGAGATTTGAAACGACTGAACGATTTGGAACAGTTCCCGCGCGACGATTATGCAAATGTCGCGTCTTCTCTTGCAGAGGATTTCAAGCGCTTTCCTGCTAAGAAGACTGTTAGTGGAGCATACATGGACGGGAAAATGATCGCTGACCTCGCCAGGAAACTACAAGCCGCAATCAATCAGAATTCGTGGAGTGGATTTTCAGACGCGTACGCCGCCCTCGAAACAAACTTGTGTGACCGCAGTTTCCGAGAAATCGTCGAGCCTTTTTTGGAAAAGAACTTGGATGAAATCAAGTACTCAGAGAATGGGATTTTAGagaggtttaaggaaaagtgcACCCTGGAACCGGAAATAACTAAAACCGGAAATAAGATATCTCAAGCTATTGTCAAGAAAGaggaaataattgaaaaacaaagaCGCCTGGACGAGGAACGCAAGCGTAAAGCGGACGAGGAGATAAGAGAAAGGGAACGGGAAGAGCAACGCCGACAAGAAGAGCGCGAGAGTGAGGAGAGGCTGGAAAAAGAACGAATTGGAAGGGAAATAGCAGAAGAACAAAGACGAATTCAAGAAGAAAATGTTCGAAGAGCTCAAGAAGAGACTAGGAGATTAGAAGCTGAAGCAGCAGCTAGAAGATCGAGAGAGAGGAAGAAAAAAGATGTAATAAAGACCGTCCTCGGAGGTGCGGCCCTGCTTGCAATTTTCAGCGATTCGCGCCTTAAAGAAAATATCACAGCCATGCCGCATTCAGAGTTTGAGGAGATTGGTCTCCAGAGCTACAGCTGGGTGTGGTCCAAGAAAGCGGTCGCAGAACTGGGCATACGAGGCATTGAGCACGGTGTTATCGCTCAGGAAGTGGAAAAACTGTATCCGTGGGCGGTGGTAATGGGCGATGAGGGATACAAGAAGGTGAACTACGCAGCTCTGAAACAACTTGTCGTGGAAAAGAGAGCGGAATTCAGAAACAGAAGACACAAACTGAATGGCTTTTATTAA